In Dromaius novaehollandiae isolate bDroNov1 chromosome 4, bDroNov1.hap1, whole genome shotgun sequence, a single genomic region encodes these proteins:
- the LOC135328067 gene encoding interferon-inducible GTPase 5-like — MQTQREQESAGREGEREHKACVGQPGAFCSSSAAARRCESSLGQPSPGARLTGHPLTAAAMASADADLEAEALPHISEGDVNEIRAAVEKGDLTAAATKAQEILANEEKIQLHIAVTGESGSGKSSFINAVRGLQDHEEGAAEVGVTETTVQCSPYPCPQDSHVTFWDLPGIGAPNFRPDTYLQQVQFDRYDFFIIISSSRFTCNAAILAEAIQARGKHFYFVRSKVDQDVSNEQRLYDEEGVLKAKGKEATATRSQHYDERTVLDRICQDCESNLTELGISSPQVFLVCRDGFGRKYDGPRLLRTFLDDLPSQKKLSFLRSLAVTSKEVLRKKKKELMKYVWLKSLASCGASAVPIPGLSTAVDIAILVTSLQEYCRTFGLAEDSLQKLAEQVNKPVEELKAVMRSPLHHEISKDLVMKLLTKSFRGAVQYALPDLKSIPTAWAVIGCLLSAAIAFFSMFFRLRNFLSDAAADAERILQRALEGTSQNSPKGS; from the exons ATGCAaactcagagagagcaggagagtgcagggagggaaggagagcggGAGCACAAGGCTTGTGTGGGCCAGCCAGGAGCCTTTTGTTCGTCCTCAGCTGCCGCCCGGAGGTGTGAGAGCTCCCTtgggcagcccagcccaggcgccag gctGACCGGACACCCACTCACTGCAGCCGCCATGGCCAGCGCTGACGCAGACTTGGAGGCGGAGGCACTTCCCCATATTTCTGAAGGAGACGTGAATGAGATAAGGGCTGCAGTAGAGAAAggagacctcacagcagcagctacaaaagcCCAGGAGATCCTGGCTAATGAAGAAAAGATCCAGCTCCACATTGCTGTAACAGGAGAGTCAGGCTCCGGGAAATCGTCTTTCATCAATGCCGTGCGTGGCCTGCAGGACCATGAGGAGGGTGCAGCTGAGGTTGGAGTGACAGAGACAACGGTGCAGTGCAGCCCTTATCCTTGCCCCCAGGACTCCCACGTGACTTTCTGGGACCTGCCTGGCATTGGGGCACCCAATTTCAGACCAGAcacctacctgcagcaggtgcAGTTCGACCGCTATgacttcttcatcatcatctcctcCAGCCGCTTCACATGCAATGCTGCGATTCTGGCAGAGGCAATTCAGGCTCGGGGGAAGCATTTCTACTTTGTGCGCTCCAAGGTGGATCAGGACGTGAGCAATGAGCAAAGACTCTACGATGAGGAGGGAGTCCTGAAGGCCAAAGGGAAGGAAGCTACTGCGACCCGGTCACAGCACTATGATGAGAGGACAGTCCTGGATAGGATCTGTCAGGACTGTGAAAGTAACTTGACAGAGCTGGGCATAAGCTCCCCTCAAGTCTTTCTTGTCTGCAGGGATGGTTTTGGCAGGAAGTACGATGGTCCCAGACTGTTGCGGACCTTCCTGGATGATCTGCCAAGCCAGAAGAAACTCAGCTTCCTACGGTCCCTGGCCGTCACTTCAAAGGaggtgctgagaaagaagaagaaggagctgATGAAGTATGTCTGGCTGAAAAGCCTTGCGTCATGTGGAGCATCTGCTGTTCCCATCCCTGGTCTCTCTACCGCTGTTGATATTGCAATCCTGGTGACATCCCTGCAAGAGTACTGCCGGACCTTTGGCCTGGCTGAGGACTCCCTCCAGAAACTTGCAGAGCAGGTGAACAAGCCTGTTGAGGAGCTGAAGGCTGTCATGAGGtcccccctgcaccacgaaaTATCCAAGGATCTTGTAATGAAGCTGTTGACCAAAAGCTTTAGGGGTGCTGTGCAATATGCACTCCCTGATTTAAAGTCCATCCCCACAGCTTGGGCTGTGATAGGCTGTCTGTTGTCGGCAGCAATTGCTTTCTTCAGCATGTTCTTTCGGTTGAGGAATTTCCTGtctgatgctgctgctgatgcTGAACGTATTCTGCAGCGGGCTTTAGAGGGGACGAGTCAGAATAGCCCAAAGGGGAGCTGA
- the LOC135328065 gene encoding interferon-inducible GTPase 5-like, with the protein MASADTDLEVEALPHISDGDVNEIRAAVEKGDLTAAATKAQEILANEEKIQLHIAVTGESGSGKSSFINAVRGLQDHEQGAAEVGVTETTVQCSPYPCPQDSHVTFWDLPGIGAPNFRPDTYLQQVQFDRYDFFIIISSSRFTCNAAILAEAIQARGKHFYFVRSKVDQDVSNEQRLYDEEGVLKAKGKKAPATRSQRYDERTVLDRIRQDCESNLTELGISSPQVFLVCRDGFGRKYDGPRLLRTFLDDLPSQKKLSFLRSLAVTSKEVLRKKKKELMKYVWLKSLASCGASAVPIPGLSTAVDIAILVTSLQEYCRTFGLAEDSLQKLAEQVNKPVEELKAVMRSPLHHEISKDLVMKLLTKSFRGAVQYALPDLKSIPTAWAVIGCLLSAAIAFFSTFFRLRNFLSDAAADAERILQRALEGTSQNSPKGS; encoded by the coding sequence ATGGCCAGCGCTGACACAGACTTGGAGGTGGAGGCACTTCCCCATATTTCTGATGGAGACGTGAATGAGATAAGGGCTGCAGTAGAGAAAggagacctcacagcagcagctacaaaagcCCAGGAGATCCTGGCTAATGAAGAAAAGATCCAGCTCCACATTGCTGTAACAGGAGAGTCAGGCTCCGGGAAATCGTCTTTCATCAATGCCGTGCGTGGCCTGCAGGACCATGAGCAGGGTGCAGCTGAGGTTGGAGTGACAGAGACAACGGTGCAGTGCAGCCCTTATCCTTGCCCCCAGGACTCCCACGTGACTTTCTGGGACCTGCCTGGCATTGGGGCACCCAATTTCAGACCAGAcacctacctgcagcaggtgcAGTTCGACCGCTATgacttcttcatcatcatctcctcCAGCCGCTTCACATGCAATGCTGCGATTCTGGCAGAGGCAATTCAGGCTCGGGGGAAGCATTTCTACTTTGTGCGCTCCAAGGTGGATCAGGACGTGAGCAATGAGCAAAGACTCTACGATGAGGAGGGAGTCCTGAAGGCCAAAGGGAAGAAAGCTCCTGCGACCCGGTCACAGCGCTATGATGAGAGGACAGTCCTGGATAGGATCCGTCAGGACTGTGAAAGTAACTTGACAGAGCTGGGCATAAGCTCCCCTCAAGTCTTTCTTGTCTGCAGGGATGGTTTTGGCAGGAAGTACGATGGTCCCAGACTGTTGCGGACCTTCCTGGATGATCTGCCAAGCCAGAAGAAACTCAGCTTCCTACGGTCCCTGGCCGTCACTTCAAAGGaggtgctgagaaagaagaagaaggagctgATGAAGTATGTCTGGCTGAAAAGCCTTGCGTCCTGTGGAGCATCTGCTGTTCCCATCCCTGGTCTCTCTACCGCTGTTGATATTGCAATCCTGGTGACATCCCTGCAAGAGTACTGCCGGACCTTTGGCCTGGCTGAGGACTCCCTCCAGAAACTTGCAGAGCAGGTGAACAAGCCTGTTGAGGAGCTGAAGGCTGTCATGAGGtcccccctgcaccacgaaaTATCCAAGGATCTTGTAATGAAGCTGTTGACCAAAAGCTTTAGGGGTGCTGTGCAATATGCACTCCCTGATTTAAAGTCCATCCCCACAGCTTGGGCTGTGATAGGCTGTCTGTTGTCGGCAGCAATTGCTTTCTTCAGCACGTTCTTTCGGTTGAGGAATTTCCTGtctgatgctgctgctgatgcCGAACGTATTCTGCAGCGGGCTTTAGAGGGGACGAGTCAGAATAGCCCAAAGGGGAGCTGA